A segment of the Cydia splendana chromosome 16, ilCydSple1.2, whole genome shotgun sequence genome:
ATCTTAGCACGTTTAGGTACTTTCCTTTTGAAATTCGGTTAGAAGACGAACAGTTATATGAATAAATATCATTTGGGTAGGTAGCCTTTAATCCATTCATGAGACCTAAGCAGACAATTTTATTAGGATTAAGTAGGATTAAGTAAGtagattgaatatttttataaaggCTAGAAAAATGCAaagcaaaatgaaataaaatacttgGCAAATGATATcatttggtatatttttttataaaaatcatacaaaaccttcaataaactctttaaatcaTGGTAACTATCTAAATACCTACCAGGTACCTATAAAGTGTGATATGaacgtttttaatttattttcacaGTAGTCTTGTTGTTTAtagtagttaggtacctacacgttGATAGGACTAGATTACAGTAACTAGTCAACTTTAATTGAGTAACGACTTTTTTTAAGAAGgaacacaaaatattttaaagaaaaaatagtaaaaatattttaagtgtTATGTCGTTTTGTATACCGGATTAATGCTAAGTTTAATTATCagtatcacataattttttatattcttatcATGATGCAAATGCATGTCGTAGGCTAAAACATCAATATCGTCGGAGAGATGCAAAAATGCTCTAAAGGTTACCCCAGACACATCTGAATTCGGTCGAATAAATCTGACAGAATTCTGGTCTAAATGTCTATGGTCTAGAAAGTCGGTCTGTTTCATCTAACGGATTTACGGGACCAGATCTAGACATCCATGTAAATGTGCCTAGGGTGCCCTTAAACGGATAGTTTTGTTTATTCCTCAGGAATGGTGATGCCATTGTCCCGCGCACGCTGCTCATAGGTCTTCCTGAACTTCCCCTCGGGGTCGAACCGGGCAGTCAGCTCGCGCCAGATCGGCAGCTCCGTTTTGATGAGGTGATCAATAACCTTAGTCGTCCCTTTCTTCTGAGCCTCGGTGCATTTTTCGCAGCCCGTCTGAAGAGCGTCTTCTAGGTGATCtggaaattaataaaataatttaaagtaaCGCAGAAAATTTATTGTTGGATGGGTTCTGGTAGTGCATAAAATTTATAGTCATAGAGCACCTAAAGCCAGTGTTTTTTATTAAACTTTGATTGATCTAAAATTACAACAGATTTTATTTTCTAATCATGATTCTAAGATTCAAGATCAAGATATCTTAGTTAAAGTAAACATTCTTTTTAAACTCCGGCGTTTGGTGCCTTCCGACTTTCGTCATGTTGTAACGGCACGCCAATATTTAACTGACagaaaaatatgtataatattgtccTTTAGAGGTTTGGATAAAATGAAAACACACTAAAGTCAAAAGccattttcgaaaaaaaattatgcttcacacaaattataaaataatttacctGATTTTATGCGTTACCTCATTCAGGTTTGGGTTTTCAGAGAAATGATGTTAAATTATGGACTTTCTGATGTGATAGGTGTGTGCCGATCCCCATGTATATGAGAAAGCACTCCCGAACAGGATTTATAATAAGCACTTCGAATACTTGCTGAAGATATATAATTTGGTGTAAGGGTATTCCACCTGCCAATATTTGATTTAATTTGtaattgcgtctcacattttgcttaatgacaGAGTGAGACGCAAAGTACATTTGATCAAATTTGTAATttcgtctcacattttgcttaatgagagtgtgagacgcaatgcacatttgaTCACATATTGGACAAATGGAATAATAC
Coding sequences within it:
- the LOC134798323 gene encoding ejaculatory bulb-specific protein 3-like isoform X1 — encoded protein: MMMKYFVLLCVASLALAEEKYTDKYDNIDLDEILDNKRLLQAYVNCILDKGKCTPEGKELKDHLEDALQTGCEKCTEAQKKGTTKVIDHLIKTELPIWRELTARFDPEGKFRKTYEQRARDNGITIPEE